In Acetoanaerobium noterae, a single genomic region encodes these proteins:
- a CDS encoding DMT family transporter, which yields METKRNTAIKYMIIASVLWSIGGIFIKLINWNPMAIAGSRSAIAALVMMMYLKKFKFKINKSMLICACSYSLLVILFVSANKLTTSANAILLQFTSPVWVALLSRAILKQKISRIDGITIIFVILGMIMFFIDELEMSYLLGNILAILSGIVMAGMILLFQQQKENSLVEITLLGNVITAIVGIPFYFISSPGMESVLPLFILGVFQLGIPYLLYVLAIPNVTAIDAVLIPVLEPLLNPLWVFIFAKESPTLFSLLGGGLVLLSVTVRGIIMSKKLAQIDSPSL from the coding sequence GTGGAAACTAAACGAAATACTGCAATAAAATATATGATTATAGCTTCTGTGCTTTGGAGTATAGGTGGTATTTTTATTAAGCTTATAAATTGGAATCCTATGGCTATCGCAGGCTCTAGGAGCGCTATAGCCGCTCTAGTAATGATGATGTATCTAAAAAAATTCAAATTTAAAATAAATAAGTCTATGTTAATTTGTGCCTGTTCCTATTCCTTGTTAGTTATATTGTTTGTATCTGCTAACAAGCTTACGACATCTGCAAATGCCATCTTACTTCAATTTACCTCGCCCGTATGGGTGGCTCTTCTTTCTAGAGCTATTCTTAAGCAAAAGATTTCCAGAATTGATGGTATAACTATTATCTTTGTAATACTGGGTATGATTATGTTTTTTATTGATGAGCTAGAAATGAGCTACCTTCTTGGCAATATATTAGCTATCCTAAGTGGAATAGTAATGGCCGGAATGATTCTTTTATTTCAGCAGCAAAAAGAAAATTCCCTAGTAGAGATAACTCTTTTAGGAAATGTAATTACTGCAATAGTAGGTATTCCTTTTTATTTTATATCCTCTCCAGGAATGGAAAGTGTTCTTCCTTTATTTATACTAGGCGTATTCCAGCTAGGCATACCCTACCTTCTATATGTGCTTGCTATACCGAATGTCACTGCTATTGACGCAGTACTCATTCCTGTACTTGAGCCCCTTCTCAATCCTCTATGGGTATTTATCTTTGCAAAGGAATCCCCAACGCTTTTCAGCCTTTTAGGTGGGGGATTGGTTTTGCTAAGTGTTACAGTAAGAGGAATTATAATGTCAAAAAAACTAGCTCAAATAGACTCTCCTTCACTTTAA